A portion of the Tachysurus vachellii isolate PV-2020 chromosome 14, HZAU_Pvac_v1, whole genome shotgun sequence genome contains these proteins:
- the yaf2 gene encoding YY1-associated factor 2, translating into MGDKKSPTRPKRLCKPPSDEGCWDCSVCTYRNTAEAFKCMMCDVRKGTSTRKPRAVSQLVAQQVPPQFASPTQPKKEKKEKTEKDKNDREPAMKKNSHKKMRPRLKNVDRSSAQHLEVTVGDLTVIITDFKEKAKPLSSSTSSSSSTATSADLRSQSGSSSDNTERAVSRSSSPRGDGSSVNGEAH; encoded by the exons ATGGGCGATAAGAAGAGTCCGACCAG GCCGAAGAGGCTGTGTAAGCCGCCGTCAGACGAAGGCTGCTGggactgtagtgtgtgtacttaCAGAAACACCGCCGAGGCGTTCAAGTGCATGATGTGTGACGTCAGGAAGGGAACGTCTACACG GAAACCTCGTGCAGTTTCACAGCTTGTGGCTCAGCAAGTACCTCCGCAGTTTGCTTCACCCACACAACCcaaaaaagagaagaaggaaaagacagAGAAGGACAAAAACGACAGGGAGCCAGCAATGAAAAAGAACAGCCACAAAAAGATGAG GCCCAGGTTAAAAAATGTTGACAGAAGCAGTGCACAGCACTTGGAAGTCACAGTGGGAGACCTAACAGTCATCATCACAGACTTTAAGGAGAAAGCAAAGCCCTTATCCTCCTCCACAAGCTCATCCTCCTCCACAGCCACGTCAGCAGACCTGCGCAGCCAAAGTGGATCTAGCTCGGATAACACTGAGAGAGCGGTCTCCAGGTCATCATCTCCTCGGGGTGATGGCTCATCAGTCAACGGAGAAGCACACTAA